One Lottiidibacillus patelloidae genomic region harbors:
- a CDS encoding acyl carrier protein: protein MAEVLDRVKKIIVDRLDVDAEEVTLEASFKDDLGADSLDVVELVMELEDEFDMEISDEDAEKISTVGDAVNYINSLQ from the coding sequence ATGGCAGAAGTTTTGGATCGCGTAAAAAAGATTATCGTTGACCGTCTTGATGTAGATGCTGAGGAAGTAACTTTGGAGGCTTCTTTCAAAGATGACTTAGGTGCAGATTCTTTAGACGTAGTAGAACTTGTTATGGAGCTTGAGGATGAATTTGACATGGAAATTTCTGATGAAGATGCAGAAAAAATTTCTACTGTCGGAGACGCTGTAAACTACATAAACAGTCTTCAATAA
- the fabG gene encoding 3-oxoacyl-[acyl-carrier-protein] reductase, with amino-acid sequence MLSGKVALVTGASRGIGRAVALELAKNGANVVVNYAGSEAKANEVVDEIKAMGREAIAIQANVASGDEVAAMVKETVSQLGSLDILVNNAGITRDNLIMRMKEDDWDAVINTNLKGVFNSTKAVSRQMMKQRNGRIINIASVVGICGNPGQANYVAAKAGVIGLTKTTAKEFAARNITVNAIAPGFIVTDMTDELTEEVKQEMLKQIPLTRFGKAEDIANAVTFLASDASGYITGQTIQVDGGMVM; translated from the coding sequence ATGTTAAGTGGAAAAGTTGCTCTAGTTACGGGTGCTTCTCGTGGTATTGGTCGCGCAGTTGCATTAGAGCTTGCAAAGAATGGTGCAAATGTTGTTGTCAATTATGCCGGTAGTGAAGCGAAGGCAAATGAAGTGGTAGACGAAATTAAAGCAATGGGTCGTGAAGCAATCGCAATTCAGGCAAATGTTGCAAGCGGCGATGAAGTTGCTGCAATGGTTAAAGAAACGGTTAGTCAATTAGGTTCGTTAGATATATTAGTAAATAATGCTGGAATTACGCGTGATAACCTAATTATGCGAATGAAAGAAGACGATTGGGATGCTGTCATTAATACAAACTTAAAAGGTGTATTTAACAGCACTAAAGCAGTATCACGCCAAATGATGAAACAACGAAATGGACGCATTATTAACATTGCTTCAGTTGTTGGAATTTGTGGTAATCCAGGCCAAGCGAATTATGTTGCTGCTAAAGCGGGTGTTATCGGATTAACAAAAACAACTGCAAAGGAATTTGCAGCAAGAAATATTACTGTAAATGCGATTGCTCCTGGCTTTATCGTTACAGATATGACTGATGAATTAACAGAAGAAGTAAAGCAAGAGATGTTAAAACAAATCCCCCTTACTCGCTTTGGAAAAGCAGAAGATATTGCTAATGCAGTAACGTTTTTAGCTTCAGATGCGAGTGGCTATATAACTGGCCAAACAATTCAAGTAGATGGTGGTATGGTAATGTAA
- a CDS encoding GNAT family N-acetyltransferase yields MMKLIGDKVIVREINEEDIPLLWNFIYGTPNPEWKLWDAPYFPLGYLKLEKYKENLQNMLKANEVPKVAIIERNGEIVGTVSFYWEHEPSRWLEVGVTIFQSNNWSGGIGTNALKLWIDYLFANLEIARVGLTTWSGNERMIKCAEKLGMMMEGRMRKCRYYNGEYYDSIRMGVLREEWNAWKKERESYC; encoded by the coding sequence ATGATGAAGTTAATTGGAGATAAAGTGATTGTCAGAGAAATAAATGAAGAAGATATACCACTGTTATGGAATTTTATTTATGGGACACCTAACCCTGAATGGAAACTGTGGGATGCACCTTATTTTCCACTTGGTTATTTAAAGTTGGAAAAATATAAAGAAAATCTACAGAACATGTTGAAAGCGAATGAAGTTCCAAAGGTGGCTATTATTGAAAGAAACGGAGAAATTGTAGGTACTGTTTCATTTTATTGGGAACATGAACCTTCCAGGTGGCTTGAAGTAGGCGTAACTATTTTTCAGTCTAACAACTGGAGCGGTGGAATTGGAACAAATGCACTTAAGCTATGGATCGATTATTTATTTGCAAATTTAGAAATTGCAAGAGTCGGCCTAACGACATGGTCAGGAAATGAACGAATGATAAAGTGCGCTGAAAAGCTCGGAATGATGATGGAAGGAAGAATGAGAAAATGCCGATATTACAACGGTGAGTATTATGATTCCATCCGTATGGGAGTGCTTCGCGAAGAGTGGAATGCATGGAAAAAAGAACGTGAAAGTTACTGTTAA
- the fabD gene encoding ACP S-malonyltransferase codes for MGKIAFLFPGQGSQEVGMGKQLANDQKAALEIFEKANQRLGFSLTNLIFNGPQEELTLTENTQPALLTTSIAILETLKEHGITADYTAGHSLGEYSALVAAGSISFEDAVFAVRQRGLFMEEAVPAGLGAMAAVLGMERDALKEITDSVTSDGETVQLANLNCPGQIVISGTARGVEIASKLASENGAKRVIALQVSGPFHSELMKPASEKLSNVLSDITIKDATVPVVANVTAQKMTSANEIRERLIEQLYSPVLWEDTIKYLLDHDVDTFIEIGPGKVLSGLVKKVHRRAKTYSISDGETLEAVVAKIKGEA; via the coding sequence ATGGGGAAAATAGCATTTCTATTTCCTGGGCAAGGTTCACAGGAAGTTGGCATGGGGAAGCAGTTGGCTAATGATCAAAAAGCTGCGCTTGAAATATTTGAAAAAGCTAATCAACGCTTAGGGTTTTCGTTAACAAATCTAATCTTTAATGGTCCACAAGAAGAGTTAACATTAACGGAAAATACGCAACCAGCATTACTAACGACGAGTATAGCTATTTTAGAAACGTTGAAAGAACATGGAATTACGGCTGACTACACAGCAGGCCACAGTTTAGGAGAGTATTCGGCATTAGTCGCTGCTGGTAGTATTTCTTTTGAAGATGCTGTGTTTGCTGTGCGTCAGCGTGGACTATTTATGGAAGAAGCAGTACCAGCTGGCCTTGGAGCGATGGCAGCCGTTCTTGGGATGGAAAGAGATGCTTTAAAAGAAATAACAGATAGTGTTACTTCTGATGGAGAAACTGTCCAATTAGCTAACTTAAATTGCCCTGGGCAAATTGTTATTTCCGGAACTGCAAGGGGTGTAGAAATAGCTTCAAAACTTGCTAGTGAAAATGGTGCTAAACGAGTTATAGCCCTGCAAGTAAGTGGACCTTTCCATTCAGAGCTAATGAAGCCTGCGTCAGAAAAGCTAAGTAACGTTTTATCTGACATTACAATTAAGGATGCCACCGTTCCGGTCGTTGCAAATGTAACTGCACAAAAGATGACTTCCGCAAATGAAATAAGAGAGCGTCTTATTGAACAGCTGTATTCTCCAGTTTTATGGGAAGATACAATTAAATACTTACTAGATCATGACGTTGACACATTTATTGAAATTGGTCCAGGCAAAGTTTTGTCAGGACTAGTGAAAAAAGTCCATCGTCGTGCGAAAACTTATAGTATTAGTGACGGTGAAACATTAGAAGCCGTTGTTGCAAAAATAAAGGGGGAAGCTTAA
- the plsX gene encoding phosphate acyltransferase PlsX: MRIAIDAMGGDNAPKEIVLGAVAAIEKYDDLEITLVGNETEIKKYATNLNRITILHTDEMILSTDEPVRAVRRKKNSSMVLAAVEVKEGRADACISAGNTGALMTAGLLNVGRIKGIERPALSPTLPTRNGDGFVLLDVGANVDAKPEHLLQNAIMGSIYAEKARGIANPRVGLLNIGTEEMKGNELSKQSFELLKNAPINFVGNVESRDLLEGVADVVVCDGFSGNLVLKSLEGTAMSLFSLLKEELTSNFTSKIAALVLKNKFKKIKDKLDYSEYGGAGLFGLKAPVIKAHGSSKSRAVVNAIRQARNMVQENVAGTISETIEKDKVQ; this comes from the coding sequence ATGAGAATAGCTATTGATGCAATGGGTGGTGACAACGCACCAAAAGAAATCGTTTTAGGTGCAGTTGCTGCAATAGAAAAATACGATGATTTAGAAATTACTTTAGTAGGTAATGAAACGGAAATAAAAAAATACGCGACAAACCTAAATCGAATTACAATTTTACATACTGATGAAATGATATTAAGTACAGATGAACCAGTGCGAGCAGTTCGTCGAAAGAAAAACTCCTCGATGGTTCTGGCAGCTGTCGAAGTAAAAGAAGGACGCGCAGATGCTTGTATTTCAGCTGGAAATACTGGTGCGCTAATGACAGCAGGATTATTAAACGTCGGTCGTATTAAAGGGATTGAACGACCTGCCCTTTCTCCTACTTTGCCTACAAGGAATGGAGATGGCTTTGTCCTTCTCGATGTTGGAGCAAACGTTGATGCGAAACCGGAGCATTTATTACAAAATGCAATTATGGGTTCCATCTATGCAGAAAAAGCACGTGGCATAGCTAATCCTCGTGTAGGCTTACTGAACATTGGTACGGAAGAGATGAAAGGAAACGAACTAAGTAAACAATCGTTTGAGCTACTAAAAAATGCTCCTATTAATTTTGTTGGCAACGTTGAATCTCGCGACCTTTTAGAAGGAGTAGCTGATGTAGTTGTATGTGATGGTTTTTCTGGAAATTTAGTACTGAAATCATTAGAAGGTACAGCAATGTCTCTTTTTAGCTTGTTAAAAGAGGAGCTAACAAGTAATTTTACTAGTAAAATAGCGGCGCTTGTTCTGAAAAATAAGTTTAAGAAAATTAAAGATAAACTAGATTACTCTGAATATGGTGGAGCAGGATTGTTTGGTCTAAAAGCACCAGTAATTAAAGCGCATGGCTCGTCCAAAAGTCGTGCAGTAGTAAATGCCATTCGCCAAGCACGGAATATGGTCCAAGAAAATGTTGCTGGTACAATTTCTGAAACAATTGAAAAAGATAAAGTTCAATAG
- a CDS encoding putative DNA-binding protein: MLEKTTRLNYLFDFYQSLLTEKQRNYMALYYLDDYSLGEIAEEFQVSRQAVYDNIKRTEAMLEDYEEKLLLFSKFQERTTVLTELRAQLSDQTQNDVQVILEKLENID, translated from the coding sequence TTGTTAGAAAAAACGACGCGCTTGAATTACCTCTTTGACTTTTATCAATCGCTATTGACAGAAAAACAAAGAAATTATATGGCGTTGTATTACTTGGATGATTACTCCCTAGGTGAAATTGCTGAAGAATTTCAAGTGAGCAGACAAGCGGTATATGATAACATCAAGCGGACAGAAGCAATGCTTGAGGATTACGAAGAAAAACTTCTGCTTTTTAGTAAATTTCAAGAGCGCACAACGGTGTTAACCGAATTACGAGCACAACTGAGTGATCAAACGCAAAACGATGTGCAAGTTATATTGGAAAAGCTCGAGAATATTGATTAG
- a CDS encoding DUF1128 family protein, protein MGSTKESIEVLVNAISEKLQVVNRGLFDPEDFNESCLEDLQDIHKMIMMKSTVSISEKEAILTELSKMRKK, encoded by the coding sequence TTGGGTTCTACAAAAGAAAGTATTGAAGTATTAGTAAATGCAATTAGTGAAAAGCTGCAAGTTGTTAATAGAGGATTATTTGATCCAGAAGATTTCAATGAAAGTTGCTTAGAAGATCTGCAAGATATACATAAGATGATTATGATGAAGTCTACTGTAAGTATTTCTGAAAAGGAAGCAATTTTAACAGAGTTAAGTAAAATGCGAAAAAAATAA
- the smc gene encoding chromosome segregation protein SMC, with amino-acid sequence MFLKKLDIVGFKSFASRVAIDFVPGVTAVVGPNGSGKSNITDSIKWVLGEQSAKSLRGSKMEDIIFAGSDTRKPLNFAEVTLTLDNEDQHISMDYNEVSVTRRVYRSGDSEFYINKQSCRLKDIVDLFMDSGLGREAYSIIGQGKIEEILSSKAEERRTIFEEAAGVLKYKHRKRKAEQKLAETKDNLYRVDDIIHELEGQIEPLKQQADVAKEYLEKRDKLEKVEVALTAYEIDSLHKQWEEQTKLVEELKDNELEISTKMKAEEARFEGEREQLQKLDNNVDELQQKLLKVSEELEKLEGQREVLKERKKNYEQNRNSLQERIKEYKEKSHTIDQQKSNEDLLLKQFDKDVSKVKEQLRTAQQEFEYIDQNIGEQIEQLKGEYIDLLNKEASMRNEVRYLSDQLKLIEGKSLRLEQDNAKFITSRNDVNENKNDLNRKLEKATIKLKKLLSDYEETDSKRKEKQNILQSREAKLNEGYQLMQKLKSRKDVLSEMQDDYAGFFQGVKEVLKQKDQKLRGIEGAIAELIQVPKEFETAIEITLGSSMQQVVVENEQAAREAIQFLKQQRHGRATFLPMTTIRPRTVSVQDLQLVKQHPSFVGQASTLVTFDRRYESVISNLLGHVIITKDLQGANELARKINHRYRIVTLEGDVVNPGGSMTGGSTKGQKSSIFSRQRELETITENLVKMESKLTAESDIVRKQKEELEALQVELASLRQQGEESRYEEQSLQGQLRELAIEEKNVNERLSLYDNEQSRMLEEKTSAEKRINELNNYLSASKTKVKDLSDTIESLTKTKNEQQSTKDSLQTNITELKVLYAEKQQKLFNQQNTVRRLQEEYDYSIQLLKASEEEFFQLEEEMNSNSSTETSLDQSVTNKRQEKEDTITAISERRSERLKLHNLIADIERETKELKKLQRTKVNALHSEEVKLNRLDVSLDNLLTHLREEYKLSFEAARMHYPLTIPADEAKAEVKQLKREIERLGTVNLGAIEEFERVEERYSFLTNQKEDLLKAQDTLREVIGEMDTEMEKRFGATFAQIKEEFRVVFVELFGGGRADLVLTEPDNLLTTGIDIVAQPPGKKLQQLGLLSGGERALTAIALLFAILKVRPVPFVILDEVEAALDEANVVRYANYLKIYSGETQFIVITHRKGTMEKADVLYGVTMQESGVSNLVSVRLEDTKELIPQN; translated from the coding sequence ATGTTCCTCAAAAAGTTAGATATCGTAGGATTCAAATCTTTTGCAAGTAGAGTAGCTATCGACTTTGTTCCAGGTGTTACTGCTGTCGTAGGGCCAAATGGTAGTGGTAAAAGTAACATAACGGATAGTATAAAATGGGTACTTGGTGAGCAGTCAGCAAAATCATTGCGTGGTTCTAAAATGGAAGATATCATTTTTGCCGGGAGTGATACTCGTAAACCATTAAACTTTGCTGAAGTAACGTTAACATTAGATAATGAAGATCAGCACATTAGCATGGATTACAATGAAGTTAGCGTAACGAGACGAGTGTATCGCTCTGGAGACAGTGAGTTTTACATTAATAAGCAATCATGTCGTCTAAAAGATATCGTTGACTTATTTATGGATTCTGGCCTAGGTAGAGAAGCCTATTCTATTATCGGACAAGGTAAAATTGAAGAAATATTAAGCAGTAAGGCAGAAGAAAGAAGAACGATTTTCGAAGAAGCTGCCGGGGTCTTGAAGTATAAACATCGAAAACGTAAAGCTGAACAAAAATTAGCAGAAACGAAAGATAATTTATACCGAGTTGATGATATTATTCATGAGCTTGAAGGACAAATTGAACCTCTTAAACAACAAGCTGATGTCGCTAAGGAATATTTAGAGAAACGTGACAAGTTAGAAAAAGTGGAAGTTGCATTAACGGCTTATGAAATTGACTCGTTACATAAACAGTGGGAAGAGCAAACAAAGTTAGTCGAAGAATTAAAAGATAACGAACTCGAAATCTCAACTAAAATGAAGGCTGAAGAAGCCCGTTTTGAAGGTGAGAGAGAACAGTTACAAAAACTAGATAACAACGTTGATGAGTTGCAGCAAAAGCTTTTAAAAGTAAGTGAAGAGCTAGAAAAACTAGAAGGTCAACGTGAAGTGCTTAAAGAAAGAAAAAAGAATTATGAACAAAATAGAAATAGTTTACAAGAGCGAATAAAGGAATATAAAGAAAAATCTCATACAATCGATCAGCAGAAATCCAACGAAGATTTATTGTTGAAGCAATTTGACAAAGATGTTTCTAAAGTGAAAGAACAACTTCGTACAGCTCAGCAGGAATTTGAATATATTGATCAAAATATTGGAGAGCAAATCGAGCAACTTAAAGGTGAATATATTGATCTTTTAAATAAAGAAGCTTCTATGCGCAATGAAGTACGTTATTTATCTGATCAATTAAAATTAATTGAAGGTAAATCATTACGCTTAGAACAAGATAATGCTAAATTTATTACTTCTCGTAATGACGTAAACGAAAATAAAAATGACCTTAATCGTAAATTAGAAAAGGCAACGATAAAGTTAAAAAAGTTGTTAAGTGACTATGAAGAAACAGATAGCAAAAGGAAAGAAAAGCAAAACATTTTGCAAAGTAGGGAAGCTAAGCTAAACGAAGGCTACCAATTAATGCAAAAGTTAAAATCAAGAAAAGATGTTCTTTCAGAAATGCAAGATGATTATGCTGGTTTTTTCCAAGGTGTAAAAGAAGTTTTAAAACAAAAAGATCAAAAGCTTCGTGGTATTGAAGGGGCGATTGCTGAATTAATACAAGTTCCAAAAGAATTTGAAACAGCGATAGAAATAACATTAGGGTCTTCGATGCAGCAAGTTGTTGTAGAAAATGAACAAGCAGCAAGAGAAGCTATTCAATTCTTAAAACAACAGCGTCATGGAAGAGCGACTTTTTTACCAATGACAACAATAAGACCGCGAACAGTGTCAGTTCAAGACTTACAGCTCGTTAAACAGCATCCATCATTCGTTGGACAAGCTTCCACATTAGTTACGTTTGATCGTCGCTATGAAAGTGTTATAAGTAACCTACTAGGGCACGTCATTATAACGAAAGATTTACAAGGTGCAAATGAATTGGCACGCAAGATCAATCATCGTTATCGAATCGTTACGTTAGAAGGTGACGTAGTAAACCCAGGTGGTTCAATGACCGGTGGTAGTACGAAGGGGCAAAAAAGTTCAATTTTTAGTCGCCAACGTGAACTTGAAACAATTACAGAAAACCTTGTTAAGATGGAAAGTAAGCTAACGGCTGAGAGCGATATTGTTAGAAAACAAAAAGAAGAGCTTGAAGCTTTGCAAGTAGAATTAGCGTCATTGCGCCAACAAGGGGAAGAATCACGATATGAGGAACAATCTTTACAAGGACAGTTGCGTGAATTAGCAATTGAAGAAAAGAATGTAAATGAGAGATTGTCCTTATATGACAATGAACAATCTCGTATGCTTGAAGAAAAAACTTCAGCTGAAAAGCGAATAAATGAATTAAATAATTATTTATCTGCTTCAAAGACAAAAGTGAAAGACCTTAGCGATACGATTGAAAGTTTAACAAAAACAAAAAATGAGCAACAATCTACGAAAGATTCGTTGCAAACAAATATTACTGAACTAAAAGTTCTCTACGCAGAAAAGCAACAAAAACTTTTCAATCAACAAAATACTGTTAGACGCTTACAAGAAGAATATGACTATTCTATTCAATTGTTAAAAGCTTCAGAAGAAGAGTTTTTCCAGCTAGAAGAAGAAATGAACAGTAATTCTTCAACGGAGACGTCACTGGATCAGTCGGTAACTAATAAGCGTCAGGAAAAAGAAGATACTATTACAGCCATTAGTGAGAGACGTTCGGAACGTTTGAAATTGCATAACTTAATTGCTGATATCGAACGAGAAACAAAAGAGTTAAAGAAACTTCAGAGAACTAAAGTCAATGCACTTCACAGTGAAGAGGTTAAATTAAATCGCCTTGATGTGTCATTAGATAACTTACTCACTCATTTACGTGAAGAATATAAACTATCGTTTGAAGCGGCGAGAATGCATTATCCATTAACGATTCCTGCAGATGAAGCAAAAGCTGAAGTGAAACAGTTAAAGCGTGAAATTGAGCGCTTAGGGACTGTTAACCTTGGAGCAATTGAAGAGTTTGAGCGAGTGGAAGAAAGGTATTCTTTCTTAACTAACCAAAAGGAAGACTTATTAAAAGCACAGGATACATTAAGGGAAGTAATTGGTGAAATGGATACGGAAATGGAAAAGCGTTTCGGTGCCACTTTCGCACAAATTAAAGAGGAATTCAGAGTTGTCTTCGTTGAATTATTTGGTGGAGGTAGAGCTGACTTAGTGTTAACTGAGCCTGACAATTTACTTACTACCGGAATTGATATTGTGGCACAACCGCCAGGTAAGAAACTTCAACAATTAGGTCTATTATCTGGAGGGGAACGTGCATTAACAGCAATTGCGCTACTGTTTGCGATATTAAAAGTAAGGCCTGTCCCTTTCGTTATTTTAGACGAAGTAGAAGCGGCACTTGATGAGGCAAATGTTGTGCGATATGCAAACTATTTAAAAATTTATAGCGGTGAAACGCAATTCATCGTTATTACACACCGAAAAGGTACAATGGAAAAGGCTGATGTTCTTTATGGTGTAACGATGCAAGAGTCAGGTGTATCCAACCTTGTCTCTGTTCGATTAGAAGATACGAAAGAGCTAATTCCGCAAAATTAG
- the fapR gene encoding transcription factor FapR has product MKLSKKERQHMLQSTIKENPFITDEDLAKKYTVSVQTIRLDRMELSIPELRERIKHVAEKQFDEVKALPIEEVIGEIVDLQLDESAISLLEIRAEHVFSRNNIARGHHLFAQANSLAVAVTNDELALTAKASIRFATQVKLGDRVVAKAKVTTIDEGKGRSIVEVNSFVGQEFVFSGEFTMYRSGEKSKE; this is encoded by the coding sequence ATGAAGCTATCAAAAAAAGAACGTCAGCATATGTTGCAATCAACGATAAAAGAAAACCCTTTTATTACAGATGAAGACTTAGCGAAAAAATATACTGTAAGTGTTCAAACAATTCGTTTAGATCGAATGGAATTATCTATTCCAGAACTTCGTGAGCGGATAAAGCATGTTGCAGAAAAACAATTTGATGAAGTAAAAGCACTGCCGATTGAAGAGGTAATTGGTGAGATTGTTGACTTGCAATTGGATGAAAGCGCAATTTCTTTATTAGAAATTAGAGCGGAGCATGTTTTCTCACGAAATAATATTGCGAGAGGACATCATTTATTCGCCCAAGCGAACTCTCTAGCTGTAGCCGTCACTAATGATGAACTAGCATTAACTGCAAAAGCTAGCATCCGCTTTGCAACCCAAGTGAAACTTGGAGATCGTGTTGTTGCAAAAGCAAAGGTTACCACTATAGATGAAGGCAAAGGTCGTTCAATTGTTGAAGTGAATAGCTTTGTCGGTCAAGAGTTTGTTTTCTCAGGGGAATTTACGATGTATCGCTCAGGAGAGAAGTCAAAGGAGTGA
- the ftsY gene encoding signal recognition particle-docking protein FtsY: MSFFKKLKEKVTKQTESVTEKFKDGLTKTRDSFSGKVNDLVSRFRKVDEEFFEELEEILISADVGVMTVMDLIDDLKDEVRKRNIQDTKDVRPVISEKLAELLQEKEEDSNLNLQSNAMTVMLVVGVNGVGKTTTIGKLANKLKNDGKSVLLAAGDTFRAGAIDQLEVWGERVGCEVVKQQEGSDPAAVIFDAIQSAKSKNVDVLICDTAGRLQNKVNLMKELEKVKRVIEREIPGAPHEVLLVLDATTGQNALSQAKTFSEATNVTGIALTKLDGTAKGGIVLAIRHELDIPVKLIGLGEGIDDLQDFDAEQFVYGLFSDLVDRETEE; the protein is encoded by the coding sequence ATGAGCTTTTTTAAGAAACTAAAAGAGAAAGTTACAAAACAAACCGAATCAGTAACAGAAAAATTTAAAGATGGTCTAACGAAAACGAGAGATTCATTTTCTGGTAAAGTGAATGATTTAGTGAGTAGATTCAGAAAGGTCGATGAGGAGTTTTTCGAAGAATTAGAAGAAATTTTAATCTCTGCCGATGTCGGCGTAATGACCGTTATGGATTTAATTGACGACTTAAAAGACGAAGTGAGAAAACGTAATATTCAAGATACGAAAGATGTACGGCCAGTTATTTCGGAGAAACTAGCAGAGTTATTACAAGAAAAAGAAGAAGATAGTAACTTAAATCTTCAAAGTAATGCAATGACTGTCATGTTAGTTGTTGGGGTAAATGGCGTTGGGAAAACGACAACGATAGGGAAATTAGCTAATAAATTGAAAAATGATGGAAAATCTGTCCTTTTAGCAGCTGGTGATACATTCCGTGCTGGGGCAATCGATCAATTAGAAGTATGGGGCGAGCGTGTTGGCTGTGAAGTTGTAAAACAACAAGAAGGTTCAGATCCAGCGGCAGTTATTTTTGATGCTATCCAATCTGCAAAGTCCAAAAATGTGGATGTCCTAATTTGTGACACTGCAGGTCGTTTGCAAAACAAAGTAAACTTAATGAAAGAGCTTGAAAAAGTAAAGCGTGTCATCGAGCGTGAAATTCCAGGTGCTCCTCATGAAGTGTTACTTGTCTTAGACGCTACTACTGGACAAAACGCTCTTAGCCAAGCGAAGACATTTAGTGAAGCAACGAATGTTACAGGTATCGCGTTGACGAAGCTAGATGGAACAGCAAAAGGAGGAATTGTTCTAGCAATTCGTCATGAACTAGATATTCCAGTGAAGCTTATCGGCTTAGGAGAAGGAATTGACGATTTACAAGATTTTGACGCAGAACAATTTGTTTATGGGTTGTTCTCTGACCTAGTTGATAGAGAGACAGAAGAATAA
- the rnc gene encoding ribonuclease III yields MYKSSKGKKQKKWNELTKAQQDIFAQFQKSVGIFFESEQLLQQAFTHSSYVNEHRGLPYEDNERLEFLGDAVLELTVSKYLFLKHPTLSEGQLTKMRAAIVCEPSLVQFANELDFGNLVLLGKGEELSGGRERPALLADVFEAFVGALYLDKGLDVVFSFLKEVVFPKIDEGAFSHVMDYKSQLQEVVQRDGHGKLDYEIIEERGPAHNREFISVVLLNDKRAGKGFGRTKKEAEQNAAKMALGAFEQKK; encoded by the coding sequence ATGTATAAGTCGTCAAAAGGGAAAAAACAAAAAAAATGGAATGAATTGACTAAAGCGCAACAAGATATATTTGCTCAATTTCAAAAGAGTGTGGGGATCTTTTTTGAAAGTGAACAATTATTACAGCAAGCATTTACACATTCATCATATGTAAATGAGCATCGAGGGCTCCCGTATGAGGATAATGAACGGCTTGAATTTTTAGGGGACGCAGTCTTAGAACTGACAGTGTCAAAATATCTTTTCTTAAAACATCCGACATTAAGTGAAGGGCAATTAACAAAGATGAGAGCAGCAATAGTTTGTGAACCATCATTAGTTCAATTTGCAAATGAATTAGATTTCGGTAATTTAGTATTATTAGGTAAAGGGGAAGAACTTTCCGGAGGTAGAGAGCGTCCAGCCTTACTAGCGGATGTTTTTGAAGCATTTGTTGGTGCTCTATATTTAGATAAAGGTTTAGATGTAGTATTCTCATTTTTGAAAGAAGTCGTATTCCCTAAAATTGATGAAGGTGCTTTTTCCCATGTGATGGATTATAAAAGTCAACTTCAGGAAGTAGTCCAGCGAGATGGACACGGTAAGCTTGACTATGAAATTATTGAAGAGCGTGGACCTGCTCATAATCGCGAATTTATCTCTGTAGTTCTCTTAAATGATAAACGAGCTGGAAAAGGCTTTGGTCGTACAAAAAAAGAAGCTGAACAAAATGCTGCTAAAATGGCATTAGGAGCATTTGAACAAAAAAAATAA